A window of the Brassica napus cultivar Da-Ae chromosome C5, Da-Ae, whole genome shotgun sequence genome harbors these coding sequences:
- the LOC106399542 gene encoding uncharacterized protein LOC106399542 has product MDNMVSAPTTQLFHGRDTEISTLPHGTLGTDPTMASPAIEASKQALPQANALSEPIQGASPSQFVPSLGSWAKPLFFKPPVTPPDPSTPKGYDPVIVGNQLAALWPSLNDEILNKQPKRLSPQSRNLLWNTRDIYSF; this is encoded by the exons ATGGATAACATGGTCTCTGCTCCGACAACTCAGCTCTTCCATGGAAGAGATACTGAAATCTCTACTCTGCCCCATGGAACTCTTGGAACAGATCCTACGATGGCATCACCAGCAATTGAAGCGAGTAAGCAAGCTCTTCCTCAAGCAAATGCTCTTTCGGAACCTATCCAAGGCGCCTCTCCTTCTCAGTTTGTGCCTTCCTTAGGTTCATGGGCTAAACCACTCTTCTTCAAACCTCCTGTTACTCCTCCTGACCCGAGTACTCCCAAAGGATATGATCCGGTGATTGTGGGGAACCAACTTGCTGCTCTGTGGCCATCCCTCAATGATGAGATCCTGAACAAGCAACCGAAAA GATTGAGTCCACAATCACGTAATCTATTATGGAACACCAGAGATATCTATTCCTTCTAA